In one Pseudarthrobacter oxydans genomic region, the following are encoded:
- a CDS encoding sugar ABC transporter ATP-binding protein: protein MTTQQASAGLEGIGLMKAYSGVTVLKSVDFRVESGTVVGLVGENGAGKSTLSSIITGVVKPDGGTMRLDGADYAPSSPAEALRQGVALIHQETRLIQDLSVAENIFLGRLPHRRGRVDWELVRRESRTVLDSLGVELDVRRPVRGLSMAMQQEIEIAKALSRRPRYVVFDEPSASLGESETEHVLERIRALRAAGAGVVYISHRLDEVREVADEIVCLRDGSRVQSWDSGDVDKGKIINAMVGREFTYEHVPPQPSRDTTVLEVRGLGRRGAFADINFELAAGEVLGIAGLVGAGRTEVVRAIAGVDRPDSGEVILEGRKLPCSSPQSAIRAGIVMVPEDRKGQGLNLDRTAEENVTLPWERELARKGLLTRKLVRKVAGAQARRLDVRGNMALPVKSMSGGNQQKVLIGKWLVKDPKVLIIDEPTRGVDVGAKMAIYEIIRSLAAEGMSVIVVSSELDEVLGLSHRVLVMSQGRQRGILRRGEATPETVMSLAVHSSESAASPLISQQ, encoded by the coding sequence ATGACGACTCAACAAGCTTCGGCCGGCCTGGAGGGCATTGGCCTGATGAAGGCATACTCCGGGGTGACGGTCCTGAAATCGGTCGACTTCCGGGTCGAGTCGGGCACCGTTGTCGGGCTCGTGGGCGAAAATGGTGCGGGAAAGTCGACCCTCAGCTCGATCATCACCGGCGTCGTGAAGCCGGACGGCGGCACCATGCGGCTGGACGGGGCGGACTACGCCCCTTCCAGCCCCGCCGAAGCACTCCGGCAGGGTGTGGCGCTCATCCACCAGGAGACGCGCCTCATCCAGGACCTCTCGGTCGCCGAGAACATCTTCCTCGGCCGGCTTCCGCACCGGCGCGGCCGTGTGGACTGGGAACTCGTCCGCCGCGAGTCGAGGACCGTCCTCGACTCGCTTGGGGTGGAACTCGATGTTCGCCGCCCCGTCCGCGGCCTCTCGATGGCCATGCAGCAGGAGATCGAGATCGCCAAGGCCCTCAGCCGCCGTCCCCGGTACGTCGTGTTCGACGAGCCCTCGGCCTCCCTCGGAGAGTCGGAGACCGAACACGTCCTCGAGCGGATCCGCGCGCTGCGGGCCGCCGGCGCCGGCGTCGTCTATATCTCCCACCGGCTCGACGAGGTCCGGGAGGTCGCAGACGAGATCGTGTGCCTGCGTGACGGCTCGCGTGTCCAGTCCTGGGATTCGGGAGACGTGGACAAGGGAAAGATCATCAACGCTATGGTCGGACGAGAGTTCACGTACGAGCACGTCCCGCCGCAGCCGAGCCGCGATACGACCGTGCTTGAGGTCCGGGGCCTCGGCCGGCGCGGTGCGTTCGCGGACATTAACTTCGAGTTGGCCGCGGGGGAGGTCCTCGGGATCGCCGGCCTCGTCGGCGCGGGGCGGACCGAGGTGGTCCGGGCCATCGCCGGTGTGGACCGCCCTGACTCGGGTGAAGTCATCCTTGAGGGGCGAAAGCTTCCCTGCAGCAGCCCGCAGTCAGCGATCCGCGCCGGGATCGTCATGGTCCCGGAAGACCGCAAGGGCCAGGGCCTCAACCTGGACCGCACCGCCGAGGAGAACGTGACACTCCCGTGGGAGCGGGAGCTTGCCCGCAAGGGCCTGCTGACACGCAAGTTGGTCCGGAAAGTTGCAGGGGCGCAGGCCCGCCGGCTCGACGTCCGCGGCAACATGGCGCTGCCGGTGAAGTCGATGTCCGGCGGAAACCAGCAGAAGGTCCTCATCGGCAAATGGCTGGTCAAGGATCCGAAGGTCCTCATTATCGACGAACCCACCCGCGGCGTCGACGTCGGCGCCAAGATGGCCATTTACGAGATCATCCGCTCCCTCGCGGCCGAGGGGATGTCCGTCATCGTCGTCTCATCCGAGCTTGACGAGGTCCTGGGCCTCTCGCACCGGGTCCTGGTGATGTCGCAGGGCCGGCAGCGGGGGATTCTCCGCCGGGGAGAAGCCACCCCGGAGACCGTCATGTCGCTGGCCGTGCACTCGTCGGAATCAGCGGCCTCCCCCCTTATTTCCCAGCAGTAG
- a CDS encoding ABC transporter permease, with product MRTTTDHAINQRSSGRGGRTPEDAGTGTSPGRGTGPGLAGIAANVLRRVPGPLIGLIAVMIALSIMSPYFLTWRNLSNVITQNADIGIMGVGAALVILIGGIDLSVGSTLALSLMTSAWLYRSAGVPFELCVVLGLTVGAAVGFINGVLSTYGRIQPFVATLATMSAAAGLALYLTNGNPINGFPEWYLAITSNDILGIPLEGIIMVATFLIAAYWLRFRPSGRALYAIGGNAEVARLSGLNVTRIKIGVYVVAGFLAALAGVIVGSRLDSAQPTAGTADLLNVIAVVVIGGASLSGGSGGMLNTFIGLLIIGVLNNGMSLLNVSPNLQPVVIGIAIIVAVLTDRASRSRQGA from the coding sequence ATGCGAACCACAACGGATCATGCCATCAACCAACGGTCCTCAGGACGCGGCGGCCGGACCCCGGAAGATGCGGGGACTGGCACCTCTCCGGGACGGGGTACCGGCCCTGGCCTGGCCGGGATTGCCGCCAATGTGCTCCGTCGGGTCCCCGGGCCGCTGATCGGCCTCATCGCGGTGATGATCGCGCTGTCCATCATGTCGCCGTACTTCCTGACGTGGCGCAATCTGTCCAACGTGATCACCCAAAACGCCGATATCGGCATCATGGGAGTCGGTGCGGCCCTGGTCATCCTCATCGGCGGCATCGACCTGTCCGTCGGATCCACGCTGGCCCTGTCGCTCATGACCAGCGCGTGGCTCTACCGCTCCGCCGGCGTTCCCTTCGAACTGTGCGTTGTCCTGGGCCTAACTGTCGGGGCCGCGGTGGGTTTCATCAACGGCGTGCTCTCGACCTACGGCCGCATCCAGCCCTTCGTGGCCACCCTCGCCACCATGTCCGCGGCGGCGGGACTGGCGCTCTACCTGACCAACGGCAACCCGATCAACGGGTTCCCGGAGTGGTACCTGGCCATCACCAGCAACGACATCCTCGGGATCCCGCTCGAAGGGATCATCATGGTGGCCACGTTCCTTATCGCGGCCTACTGGCTCCGGTTCCGCCCTTCGGGCCGCGCGCTCTACGCTATCGGCGGGAACGCCGAAGTGGCGCGGCTCTCCGGCCTTAATGTGACGCGCATCAAGATCGGCGTGTACGTGGTGGCGGGCTTCCTCGCAGCCCTTGCCGGCGTCATCGTCGGCTCCCGGCTTGACTCTGCACAGCCCACGGCGGGAACCGCCGACCTCCTGAATGTTATCGCCGTCGTCGTGATCGGCGGCGCGAGCCTGTCCGGCGGCTCCGGCGGCATGCTGAACACGTTCATCGGCCTCCTGATCATCGGCGTCCTGAACAACGGCATGTCGCTCCTGAACGTCTCCCCGAACCTCCAGCCGGTTGTCATCGGCATCGCGATCATCGTTGCCGTCCTAACCGACCGCGCCAGCCGCTCCCGCCAAGGCGCCTGA
- a CDS encoding iron-containing alcohol dehydrogenase produces MTTDTYVVEPIEELLAEADPDQTLAPCGLRQLIIGPGALGAVADSVTRLLPAPQPGSVPPRVSLLVDRTRIARSGEDIKDLIQAQLAARFTVVGTVLDDGHAELHVVDSVLDEAAGVVLGADAVVAVGGGTISDIAKVAVQRAGAAGSTPVLVSVQTAASVDGYTDDVSVVLRDGVKRTIPSCWPDAVLSDTDVIAEAPEAMNRAGFGEMTSMLVAPADWRLASLVGTDPTYKPNAVRLLGMVGKDLESWSAGVREARPESVGALARALALRGIVTGVAGTTAVLSGVEHLISHMLDQYHGAHDEPIGFHGAQVGAGSVIAASAWDMLFERLAAAPGSRPHLAALDHGPARLRVLAAFERIDPSLRVAEECWRDYSAKLDVVGRGLARVGAMLEGWADVRGELRDLVRPAESIASALAGAGAPVSLSGLEPSVDAELGRWAVENCALMRNRFTVVDLLTLLGWWEAADVDEVLERAAQAAAAAAPEGK; encoded by the coding sequence ATGACCACCGACACCTACGTCGTAGAGCCCATCGAGGAGCTGCTCGCCGAGGCCGATCCCGACCAGACGCTCGCTCCCTGCGGGCTCCGGCAGCTCATCATCGGCCCCGGCGCGCTTGGTGCAGTAGCCGACTCGGTCACCCGGCTCCTGCCTGCTCCACAGCCCGGCAGCGTGCCGCCGCGGGTCTCGCTCCTCGTGGACCGTACCCGGATCGCACGCTCCGGGGAGGACATCAAAGATCTCATCCAGGCCCAGCTCGCAGCCAGGTTCACTGTCGTGGGCACAGTGCTCGACGACGGGCACGCTGAGCTCCACGTCGTCGACAGCGTCCTCGATGAGGCCGCTGGTGTTGTCCTTGGCGCGGATGCCGTCGTAGCTGTCGGCGGCGGCACCATCAGCGACATCGCGAAGGTCGCGGTCCAGCGCGCAGGCGCCGCAGGCAGCACCCCGGTCCTGGTTTCGGTTCAGACAGCCGCCTCCGTCGACGGGTACACCGACGACGTGTCCGTGGTCCTGCGGGACGGGGTGAAACGCACCATACCCTCATGCTGGCCAGACGCCGTCCTCTCCGATACGGACGTCATCGCCGAGGCGCCGGAAGCCATGAACCGTGCCGGTTTCGGCGAGATGACGTCCATGCTGGTTGCCCCGGCCGACTGGCGGCTGGCTTCCCTCGTGGGCACCGATCCGACGTACAAGCCCAATGCCGTGCGCCTGCTCGGCATGGTCGGCAAGGACTTGGAGAGCTGGAGTGCAGGGGTCCGGGAGGCCCGGCCCGAGTCAGTAGGCGCCCTCGCGCGCGCCCTTGCATTGCGCGGGATCGTCACAGGTGTAGCCGGGACGACGGCCGTCCTTTCCGGCGTCGAGCACCTGATCAGCCACATGCTTGACCAATACCACGGCGCCCATGATGAACCCATCGGCTTCCACGGCGCCCAGGTGGGGGCCGGTTCAGTGATCGCCGCCAGCGCCTGGGACATGCTGTTCGAGAGGCTGGCTGCCGCGCCCGGCAGCCGGCCGCACCTGGCAGCCCTCGATCACGGACCCGCCAGGCTGAGAGTCCTCGCTGCCTTCGAGCGGATCGATCCAAGCCTGCGCGTGGCCGAGGAATGCTGGCGCGACTACTCCGCCAAGCTCGATGTTGTGGGGCGCGGGCTGGCCCGGGTAGGAGCGATGCTGGAGGGCTGGGCCGACGTCCGCGGGGAACTTCGGGACCTCGTCCGGCCCGCGGAGTCGATCGCCTCTGCGCTCGCGGGCGCAGGCGCCCCTGTCTCGCTGTCCGGACTTGAGCCTTCCGTGGATGCCGAACTGGGACGGTGGGCGGTCGAGAACTGCGCCCTCATGCGGAACCGCTTCACGGTCGTGGACCTGCTCACGCTCCTCGGATGGTGGGAGGCCGCGGACGTGGACGAGGTGCTGGAGCGCGCCGCCCAGGCCGCTGCAGCTGCGGCCCCGGAAGGGAAGTGA
- a CDS encoding FGGY family carbohydrate kinase, with the protein MLRDYVIGVDCSTTAAKAVVWNARGEALSQARCAFGLSQPRPGWGEQNAEDWWTASAEAIRRAAQTVDTSRIGAICITHQRESFVCLDDEGIPLRPAMLWLDTRATEEVSTFGTEDVHRLTGKPANPTPAWYKLHWLQAHEPDTVSRIGKVVDVHGFLVHRLTGAWLTSWASADPLGLVDMSTFDYDDGLVTAVGLDRRQLSELRPPGSLLGNLTDDAAARLGLPSGVAVVAGAGDGQCAQLGAGATSGGRAYLNLGSGIVSGTFSDHYSYAREYRTLSAAVPGAYTLETFIGGGTINLGWFIERFSGIDAQSLGLGLSPEQVLETAAAALPPGSEGLLALPYWTGALTPYWDHNARGALLGLTGIHGKAHVYRALLEGLAFEQRLLTTGAEKALAEPVAEVIALGGGSRSPVWCQIIADVMQRSVSVVRDPESTCLGAGMLAAAAAGIHDSVASAAKAMSGTGLSYEPQPTAAAAYDRLYDVYRDIYPANRAVFAKLAEATR; encoded by the coding sequence ATGCTGCGCGACTATGTGATCGGCGTCGACTGCTCCACCACGGCCGCCAAAGCCGTCGTCTGGAACGCCCGCGGCGAGGCACTCTCGCAGGCGCGCTGCGCCTTCGGCCTCAGCCAGCCCCGTCCGGGGTGGGGGGAACAGAACGCAGAGGACTGGTGGACCGCCTCCGCTGAAGCGATCCGGCGGGCAGCCCAGACCGTGGACACCTCCCGGATCGGCGCCATCTGCATCACCCATCAGCGCGAGAGCTTCGTGTGCCTCGATGACGAGGGCATCCCGCTCCGGCCGGCCATGCTGTGGCTTGACACCCGTGCCACCGAGGAGGTCTCCACCTTCGGCACGGAAGACGTCCACCGCCTCACCGGCAAGCCCGCCAACCCGACCCCGGCCTGGTACAAGCTCCACTGGCTCCAGGCCCATGAACCTGACACGGTCTCACGCATCGGCAAGGTGGTGGACGTTCATGGGTTCCTGGTCCACCGCCTCACCGGCGCCTGGCTCACTTCCTGGGCCTCGGCGGATCCGCTCGGCCTGGTGGACATGTCCACCTTCGATTACGACGACGGACTGGTCACCGCGGTGGGCCTTGACCGCAGGCAGCTCAGTGAACTCCGGCCGCCCGGCAGCCTCTTGGGCAATCTGACGGACGACGCCGCCGCGCGCCTTGGCCTGCCGTCGGGAGTCGCCGTCGTGGCCGGCGCAGGGGACGGGCAATGCGCACAGTTGGGTGCCGGGGCAACCTCGGGCGGCCGGGCCTACCTTAACCTCGGCAGCGGGATCGTGTCGGGGACGTTCTCCGACCATTATTCCTATGCACGCGAATACCGGACGCTCTCCGCAGCTGTTCCCGGTGCCTATACCCTGGAAACCTTCATCGGCGGAGGCACCATCAACCTGGGCTGGTTCATCGAGAGATTCTCGGGGATCGACGCCCAGAGCCTCGGCCTGGGGCTGAGCCCCGAGCAGGTCCTTGAAACCGCCGCGGCGGCTCTTCCCCCCGGTTCGGAGGGCCTGCTGGCCTTGCCGTACTGGACCGGTGCCCTCACTCCGTACTGGGACCATAACGCGCGCGGTGCGCTGCTGGGCCTCACGGGCATTCATGGCAAGGCACACGTGTACCGGGCACTGCTCGAGGGCCTCGCTTTCGAACAGCGGCTCCTGACCACCGGGGCGGAGAAGGCCCTGGCGGAGCCCGTGGCCGAAGTGATCGCCCTGGGCGGCGGCTCCCGCAGCCCGGTATGGTGCCAGATTATCGCCGACGTCATGCAGCGCAGCGTCTCTGTGGTGCGCGATCCGGAGAGCACCTGCCTTGGTGCGGGGATGCTGGCCGCGGCCGCCGCGGGCATCCACGATTCCGTGGCCTCCGCCGCGAAGGCCATGAGCGGAACAGGGCTGTCCTACGAGCCCCAACCCACCGCGGCCGCAGCGTACGACCGGCTCTACGACGTCTACCGCGATATTTATCCGGCCAACCGGGCTGTCTTCGCCAAGCTCGCGGAGGCAACACGATGA
- a CDS encoding HAD-IIA family hydrolase, whose amino-acid sequence MTAATNLTSRPVRAYAGYLFDLDGTIYLGDELLPGAAELVHGLRDAGRETLFLSNNPTKNPQMYADKLTRLGLPTPVNRIVNPLVTIAAWLRKEAPGAGVFVIGEEPLQQAIRSAGFRVTEDPRDIDVVVASYDRGFDYRKLQIAFDALWQHRRARLVATNPDAYCPMPMGRGEPDAAAVIAAIEACTGVRCEANVGKPAGVMLQTALDVLGLSGSDCVMVGDRLQTDIAMAVDAGMDSALVLTGEATAEMAGLLPPERRPTVVLPRIDALLEPFRGS is encoded by the coding sequence ATGACTGCCGCAACGAACCTTACGTCCAGGCCCGTGAGAGCCTACGCCGGCTACCTCTTCGATCTGGACGGCACGATCTACCTGGGCGACGAGTTGCTCCCGGGTGCCGCGGAGCTGGTGCACGGGCTGCGGGACGCCGGACGCGAGACCCTGTTCCTCTCCAATAACCCCACCAAGAACCCGCAGATGTACGCGGACAAGCTGACCCGGCTGGGCCTGCCAACCCCGGTTAACCGGATCGTGAACCCGCTGGTCACGATCGCCGCGTGGCTGCGCAAGGAAGCCCCCGGAGCGGGGGTCTTCGTCATCGGCGAAGAGCCGCTCCAACAGGCCATCCGTTCGGCCGGTTTCCGGGTAACCGAGGATCCCCGGGACATTGACGTCGTCGTCGCGAGCTATGACCGCGGCTTCGACTACCGCAAGCTCCAGATCGCCTTTGACGCCCTCTGGCAGCACCGGCGGGCCCGCCTGGTGGCGACGAACCCGGATGCCTACTGTCCGATGCCGATGGGCCGGGGGGAGCCGGACGCCGCGGCGGTGATCGCCGCGATCGAGGCATGCACTGGAGTGCGGTGCGAGGCCAACGTGGGAAAGCCGGCCGGAGTCATGCTGCAGACAGCGCTGGACGTCCTGGGGCTTTCCGGATCGGACTGCGTCATGGTGGGGGACCGGCTCCAGACAGACATCGCCATGGCGGTGGACGCCGGCATGGATTCGGCCCTCGTCCTCACAGGCGAGGCCACGGCGGAGATGGCGGGGCTGCTGCCCCCTGAGCGGCGGCCGACGGTGGTGCTGCCCCGTATCGATGCACTTCTGGAGCCCTTCCGGGGCTCCTGA
- a CDS encoding thiamine pyrophosphate-dependent dehydrogenase E1 component subunit alpha, with amino-acid sequence MDLSSQNLLEMQRRMLRIRRFDERASLMVKRGKIPGTVHTSIGQEAQVVGACMALGDGDYMSGNHRSHGHPIGKGSPLGPLMAELVGKATGVCQGKGGSLHLADFAVGSLGESGIVGSSIPIATGAALSSKVLGNGKVSLAFFGDGAANQGCLYEAMNISGVWDLPVVFLCENNQYALSTPAHTVTSGVIADRAAGFGMPGVRVEDGQDVLAVFEAVTTAVERARRGEGPSLVEVVTYRFNEHSEGLRLGTDYRNAEEKAAWVERDPIVLFRRHLEREGIATAEELDALEAEVLAEVDEAVRFTDESPYPDPSVAFKDLYTEPIGAIA; translated from the coding sequence ATGGATCTTTCATCGCAGAATTTGCTGGAGATGCAGCGGCGCATGCTGCGGATCCGCCGTTTTGACGAGCGGGCCTCACTCATGGTCAAGCGCGGCAAGATCCCTGGCACCGTGCACACCAGCATCGGGCAGGAGGCCCAGGTTGTCGGTGCCTGCATGGCACTCGGGGACGGGGACTACATGTCCGGTAACCACCGAAGCCACGGCCATCCGATCGGCAAGGGTTCCCCGCTGGGACCGCTCATGGCCGAGCTCGTGGGCAAGGCCACGGGCGTCTGCCAGGGCAAGGGCGGGTCGCTGCACCTGGCCGACTTCGCCGTCGGGAGCCTGGGCGAGTCCGGCATCGTGGGCTCGTCGATTCCGATCGCCACCGGTGCTGCGCTCTCGAGCAAGGTGCTGGGCAACGGCAAAGTGTCCCTTGCGTTCTTCGGCGACGGCGCAGCGAACCAGGGGTGCCTGTACGAGGCCATGAATATCTCCGGCGTGTGGGACCTGCCGGTGGTCTTCCTGTGCGAGAACAACCAGTACGCGCTGTCCACCCCCGCCCACACAGTGACTTCCGGGGTGATCGCGGACCGTGCCGCCGGCTTCGGGATGCCTGGTGTCCGGGTGGAGGACGGCCAGGACGTGCTCGCGGTGTTCGAGGCGGTCACGACGGCCGTCGAACGCGCACGCCGGGGAGAAGGCCCTTCCCTCGTGGAAGTGGTCACGTACCGGTTCAACGAGCACTCCGAGGGGCTGCGTCTTGGCACCGACTACCGCAATGCGGAAGAAAAGGCGGCCTGGGTCGAGCGGGACCCAATTGTGCTGTTCCGGCGGCACCTTGAGAGGGAGGGGATCGCCACAGCGGAGGAACTCGACGCCCTGGAGGCCGAAGTCCTCGCCGAGGTCGACGAGGCCGTGCGGTTCACGGACGAGAGCCCCTACCCCGACCCCAGCGTCGCCTTCAAAGACCTCTACACCGAGCCGATCGGAGCAATCGCATGA
- a CDS encoding transketolase C-terminal domain-containing protein — MTVMSYLGAIGAAQREAMEADERVVIIGEDVEANVYGTTGAGKSRKDKGDFLEMFGANRIRNTPISEEVIVGAAIGAAMTGLRPIVDLSYSSFLYMAMDQFVNQAAKNRYMFGGQASIPVVFRSAMFYGLNTGAHHSDRPYPMFMNVPGLKIIVPSNPYDAKGLLRSAVDSDDPVLTFEACMLWGSKGEVPEEEYRIPFGQANVARTGDDVTVVAISSAVPEALAAAETLAGEGVSVEVIDPRTLVPFDTEAVIRSVQRTGRLVIADPAHRTCSAAAEISAIVAEEAFESLRAPIIRVTTPDTQIPFSPALEKQLYPNRTKIEDAVRRITGLMANTLNNELTSPAPRM, encoded by the coding sequence ATGACTGTCATGAGCTACCTTGGTGCCATCGGCGCCGCCCAGCGCGAGGCCATGGAGGCCGACGAGCGGGTCGTCATTATTGGCGAGGACGTCGAAGCCAACGTCTACGGCACCACCGGCGCCGGCAAGTCCCGCAAGGACAAGGGCGACTTCCTGGAGATGTTCGGGGCCAACCGCATCCGCAACACCCCGATCTCCGAGGAAGTCATCGTCGGCGCCGCGATCGGCGCCGCGATGACCGGCCTGCGCCCGATCGTCGACCTGTCGTACTCGAGCTTCCTGTACATGGCGATGGACCAGTTCGTGAACCAGGCCGCCAAGAACCGCTACATGTTCGGCGGCCAGGCGTCCATCCCCGTGGTGTTCCGCTCAGCGATGTTCTACGGGCTAAACACCGGCGCGCACCACTCCGACCGGCCGTACCCGATGTTCATGAACGTCCCCGGGCTGAAGATCATCGTCCCGTCCAACCCGTACGACGCGAAAGGCCTGCTCCGCAGCGCGGTGGATTCCGATGACCCCGTCCTGACCTTCGAAGCCTGCATGCTGTGGGGCAGCAAGGGCGAGGTCCCGGAGGAGGAATACCGCATCCCGTTCGGCCAGGCCAACGTGGCCCGGACCGGCGATGACGTCACCGTCGTCGCGATTTCCAGCGCCGTCCCGGAAGCCCTCGCGGCTGCCGAAACCCTGGCCGGGGAGGGCGTCTCGGTCGAGGTCATCGACCCGCGCACCCTCGTCCCGTTCGACACCGAAGCAGTCATCCGGTCCGTCCAGCGCACCGGCCGGCTGGTCATCGCCGATCCGGCCCACCGCACTTGCTCCGCTGCGGCGGAGATCTCGGCCATCGTGGCCGAGGAGGCCTTCGAGTCCCTCCGGGCCCCCATCATCCGGGTGACCACCCCCGATACCCAGATCCCGTTCAGCCCCGCCCTCGAGAAGCAGCTCTACCCGAACCGGACAAAGATCGAGGACGCCGTCCGCCGTATCACGGGCTTGATGGCGAACACCCTGAACAACGAACTCACATCGCCCGCACCGCGCATGTGA
- a CDS encoding biotin/lipoyl-containing protein — MAKVEVLLPQWGMGMSEGTIATWLKNVGDTVTEDEPLAEVEAEKVEETLESPASGVLAEIVVPEGETVDVRSVIAYIETA, encoded by the coding sequence ATGGCAAAAGTTGAGGTCCTGCTGCCCCAGTGGGGAATGGGCATGAGCGAAGGCACCATCGCCACCTGGCTGAAGAACGTCGGCGACACCGTCACCGAGGACGAGCCGCTGGCCGAGGTCGAGGCCGAGAAAGTCGAGGAGACCCTCGAGTCCCCCGCCTCCGGCGTCCTGGCCGAAATCGTCGTCCCCGAAGGCGAAACGGTCGACGTCCGAAGCGTGATCGCCTACATCGAGACCGCCTGA